Proteins encoded together in one Lathyrus oleraceus cultivar Zhongwan6 chromosome 5, CAAS_Psat_ZW6_1.0, whole genome shotgun sequence window:
- the LOC127083580 gene encoding aminoaldehyde dehydrogenase 1, peroxisomal, protein MAITVSSRQLFIDGEWRVPILNKRIPNINPSTENIIGDIPAATKEDVDLAVDAAKRAISRNNGRDWSAASGSLRARYLRAIAAKIKEKKNELGKLESIDCGKPLEEALADLDDVVACFEYYAGLAEELDSKQKAPISLPMDTFKSYILKEPIGVVALITPWNYPFLMATWKIAPALAAGCAAILKPSELASVTCLELGEICKEIGLPHGVLNIVTGLGHEAGASLASHPDVDKISFTGSSATGSKIMTTAAQLVKPVSLELGGKSPIVVFEDVDLDKVAEWTVFGCFFTNGQICSATSRLIVHESIAVEFVDKLVKWAENIKISDPLEEGCRLGPIVSEAQYKKVLNCISSAKSEGATILTGGRRPEHLKKGYFVEPTIITDVTTSMQIWREEVFGPVLAVKTFSTEEEAINLANDTHYGLGSAVMSNDLERCERLSKAIQAGIVWINCAQPSFIQAPWGGIKRSGFGRELGEWGLENYLSVKQVTRYTSDEPWGWYQPPSKL, encoded by the exons ATGGCAATCACAGTATCAAGTAGACAATTATTCATAGATGGAGAGTGGAGAGTTCCTATCCTCAACAAAAGGATTCCAAACATCAATCCTTCCACTGAAAACATCATAG GAGATATACCTGCTGCAACTAAGGAAGATGTTGATCTTGCTGTGGATGCTGCTAAAAGAGCCATTTCCAGAAACAATGGTAGAGATTGGTCTGCTGCTTCTGGCTCTCTTCGTGCTCGCTATCTTCGAGCCATTGCTGCTAAG ATAAAAGAGAAAAAGAATGAACTAGGGAAGCTGGAATCAATTGACTGTGGAAAACCGCTGGAGGAAGCACTAGCGGATCTG GATGATGTTGTTGCTTGTTTTGAGTACTATGCTGGGCTTGCTGAAGAGTTGGATTCAAAGCAAAAAGCTCCTATATCTCTTCCTATGGATACCTTCAAAAGCTATATTCTCAAGGAGCCTATTGGTGTTGTTGCGTTAATAACTCCATG GAACTATCCTTTCTTAATGGCAACTTGGAAAATTGCTCCGGCTCTGGCGGCTGGTTGTGCTGCAATATTGAAGCCGTCTGAATTGGCATCTGT GACCTGTTTGGAGTTAGGTGAAATATGCAAAGAAATTGGTCTTCCTCATGGTGTTTTAAATATTGTCACTGGATTAGGCCATGAAGCCGGTGCTTCTTTGGCATCCCATCCTGATGTAGATAAG ATTTCTTTTACTGGTAGCTCAGCAACTGGGAGCAAGATTATGACAACTGCGGCACAGCTAGTCAAG CCTGTTTCACTAGAGCTTGGTGGAAAGAGCCCGATCGTTGTTTTTGAGGATGTTGACCTTGATAAGG TTGCTGAGTGGACTGTCTTTGGCTGTTTCTTTACTAATGGTCAGATATGCAGCGCAACATCTCGACTTATTGTGCAC GAAAGTATAGCCGTAGAATTTGTGGATAAACTTGTCAAATGGGCCGAAAACATCAAAATTTCGGATCCGTTGGAAGAAGGTTGCAGGCTTGGACCTATTGTCAGTGAAGCACAG TATAAGAAAGTATTGAATTGCATCTCATCGGCTAAGAGTGAGGGTGCAACAATTTTGACTGGTGGCCGTCGACCCGAG CATTTAAAGAAGGGATATTTTGTTGAACCAACCATCATAACCGATGTGACCACCTCGATGCAAATTTGGAGAGAAGAAGTATTTGGACCTGTACTCGCCGTGAAAACATTTAGCACCGAGGAAGAAGCTATTAATCTCGCAAATGACACTCA CTATGGTTTGGGGTCTGCTGTAATGTCAAACGATTTAGAAAGATGTGAGCGTCTATCTAAG GCTATTCAAGCTGGAATTGTATGGATCAATTGTGCTCAGCCAAGCTTCATCCAAGCTCCATGGGGAGGCATTAAACGTAGCGGCTTTGGCCGCGAATTAGGAGAATG GGGACTTGAGAACTACTTGAGTGTGAAGCAAGTTACTAGGTATACATCGGATGAGCCGTGGGGCTGGTATCAACCACCTTCAAAGCTGTGA
- the LOC127080037 gene encoding uncharacterized protein LOC127080037, protein MAGEQHSDHSRPLVNYNMDDGPPSHEADVRDGHPSTPSPEPQNNGDVSHAHNLGAETFHPIPVPVEGDAVMIAMVNALNQAGSMLHQQHERIMALEAERQEARPQPVSRIQQRPEPTKKRGRRSPEPHASRARAHRDGGRARTSPRRGHSPDNNELSPLRSDEEDLHCPLSRAIMEAPLPKGMEKPPNLAVYDGTTDPDDHVDNVNAMLDYRNDITGHLKCRLFSTTLRKGAMAWYKSLAPESITSWRVMRSMFTRHFTASRRHPKTEATLEAIVQKKNETLRSYIERFNQEAVEVDTTEHMKKYLLERGLLPGSELSRAVGIEPPRTLNELLHKAQAYIRYEEKQVAHNARSGRNAGETEHSKREDTSISRRNGDRRREERPRELREGRGPAGRYSEYTLLTAPRERILAECINSEFKQGRVRFPKPSAPKPHTDKSKYCRFHRSHGHVTEDCVHLKDAIEILIQEGHLKQYTRKNEAPRHDEPEKKRPRENTPPDNSPYQVALCVSRPEDFCLPEPLPEGKITALSPWEDFPTTLVISGGGTNGESAAVSVKRKFDELLLTAPEQKATLTKYRGKSNPISFFLEELPGGSPNSAIPLLIRAKMARFDVRRILVDEGSSVDIMYVHLFKTLKLDKTNLAPYVGSDLQGFNGATTRPWGYVELLVTFGEQETAREVKIQFLVVDCPSLYNCIFGRPTLAELTAVPSTVHLKMKYYTKLGRVVTIHGDIEAARRCYDAAVKGQAVVSTKSNCNNKKLKTEDPARGVNAIDLDCRIGLDETEEGRFPKERSLEHPVRPIPDGEFELIPLGDDPERTVKIGKGLPEETREELVACLKENSDLFAWNAAEMPGLDPEIACHKLAVDRAAKPIARRRRKQSPEKAEAAERAVKDLLEANFISEAQYTTWLSNVVLVKKNNGKWRMCVDYTDLNRACPKDAFPLPNIDSLVDNSAGFKLLSFMDAYSGYNQIPMSPADKKHTAFMTPTGNYYYNVMPFGLKNAGATYQRMMNKVFKDEIGDMLEVYMDDMIVKSHEEITHARHLTKVFEQARQCKMRFNPEKCTFGVRAGKFLGFYLTERGIEANPDKCRAFSEFPTPKTKKSIQSLNGVLASLSRFIAKSAQHALPFFRLLRKEATFDWTDECEQALLHLKKVLSQPPVLSRPSEKETLYLYLSVATEAVSAVLIRETDEGQKPIYFTSKALQGPELRYQQIEKVALALINAARRLRYYFLAHTIKALVTDNGTQFTDGGFQDFIASLGTTQHFTSVEHPQTNGQAEAANRVILRGLKRRLGEAKRAWVEELHSVLWAYRTTPHSTTGETPFRLTYGTEAVIPVEIRTPTRRTEEPLDEEMNDETLRAELDLVEEIRSEAALRETTLKQKIALRHDAKVIKREFQVGTLVLRRNQKNPREGKLAANWEGPYRVRDKTSNGAYYLENLQGEQLARPWNAEKLRQYYS, encoded by the exons ATGGCCGGAGAACAACATAGCGATCACAGCCGTCCCCTCGTCAACTACAACATGGACGACGGCCCGCCATCCCATGAGGCGGACGTTCGGGACGGTCATCCATCCACCCCGTCTCCAGAGCCCCAAAACAACGGAGATGTCTCTCACGCCCACAATTTAGGGGCAGAGACATTTCATCCCATTCCCGTTCCCGTTGAAGGAGACGCCGTAATGATTGCCATGGTGAATGCCCTCAATCAGGCCGGTTCTATGCTCCACCAGCAGCACGAACGAATCATGGCCCTCGAAGCCGAACGACAAGAGGCCCGGCCCCAGCCGGTGAGTAGGATACAACAACGTCCGGAGCCAACGAAGAAGCGAGGACGTCGCTCTCCCGAACCCCACGCCAGCAGGGCACGCGCCCATCGTGACGGTGGTCGAGCGAGAACATCACCAAGGCGCGGGCACAGCCCCGACAACAACGAACTGTCTCCCTTAAGGAGCGACGAGGAAGATTTGCATTGCCCCCTATCTCGGGCAATAATGGAAGCCCCGCTCCCCAAAGGCATGGAGAAACCGCCAAACCTAGCTGTGTACGACGGGACTACAGATCCCGACGATCACGTCGACAACGTCAACGCGATGCTCGACTACCGCAATGATATAACCGGGCACCTCAAATGCCGACTGTTCTCAACGACCCTCAGGAAAGGGGCCATGGCCTGGTACAAAAGCTTGGCCCCTGAGTCCATTACGTCATGGAGAGTCATGAGGTCCATGTTCACCCGGCACTTTACAGCCTCCCGTCGTCACCCCAAGACTGAGGCGACCCTTGAAGCCATAGtgcagaagaagaatgaaacACTGCGCTCATACATCGAGCGATTCAACCAGGAAGCTGTCGAGGTAGATACCACCGAGCACATGAAGAAGTATCTCCTCGAGAGAGGTCTCTTACCCGGCAGTGAACTTAGCAGAGCCGTAGGGATCGAGCCTCCCCGCACCTTAAACGAGCTCCTGCATAAAGCCCAGGCCTACATCAGATACGAGGAAAAGCAGGTGGCACACAATGCCCGCAGCGGACGTAACGCTGGGGAGACCGAGCACTCAAAACGCGAGGACACGAGCATTTCCCGTCGCAACGGAGACAGACGAAGAGAAGAAAGACCTCGCGAGCTCCGGGAAGGAAGAGGCCCCGCGGGCAGATATAGCGAGTACACCTTACTGACAGCTCCTCGAGAGCGTATCCTCGCAGAATGTATCAACTCTGAATTTAAGCAGGGCAGGGTCAGGTTCCCAAAACCGTCTGCACCAAAGCCCCACACCGACAAATCAAAGTACTGCCGGTTCCACAGAAGTCACGGGCACGTGACCGAAGACTGCGTCCACCTGAAAGATGCGATTGAAATTTTAATCCAAGAAGGGCACCTGAAGCAGTACACGAGGAAGAACGAAGCTCCCAGACACGACGAGCCAGAGAAGAAGAGACCCCGGGAAAACACACCCCCCGACAACTCTCCCTATCAAGTGGCCCTCTGCGTGTCACGACCGGAAGATTTCTGCCTCCCCGAACCACTGCCCGAGGGCAAGATCACTGCACTCAGCCCCTGGGAAGACTTCCCTACCACACTGGTGATATCAGGAGGAGGAACTAACGGGGAATCCGCGGCCGTCTCCGTCAAACGTAAGTTCGACGAACTCCTACTGACTGCCCCCGAGCAGAAAGCGACATTGACAAAATACCGGGGGAAATCCAACCCAATATCCTTCTTCCTGGAGGAACTCCCGGGCGGATCCCCGAACTCGGCCATCCCACTATTGATAAGAGCAAAGATGGCCCGATTCGACGTACGACGCATCCTGGTCGACGAAGGCAGCTCAGTGGATATCATGTACGTCCACCTCTTCAAGACTCTGAAGCTAGACAAGACCAACTTAGCCCCCTACGTCGGATCGGATCTCCAAGGATTCAACGGAGCAACAACCAGACCGTGGGGATATGTTGAGCTCCTCGTCACCTTCGGCGAACAAGAAACGGCCAGGGAAGTCAAAATCCAATTCCTGGTCGTAGACTGTCCGTCCCTCTACAATTGCATCTTTGGACGCCCGACACTGGCCGAACTCACTGCGGTCCCTTCCACCGTCCACCTGAAGATGAAATACTACACCAAATTGGGACGTGTGGTCACCATCCATGGTGACATCGAAGCAGCCCGACGATGCTACGACGCCGCAGTAAAAGGACAGGCCGTAGTCAGCACGAAGAGCAACTGCAACAACAAAAAACTCAAGACCGAGGATCCCGCCCGAGGAGTCAACGCCATCGACCTCGACTGTCGCATCGGGCTGGACGAGACCGAAGAGGGGAGGTTCCCCAAGGAACGCTCTCTCGAACACCCGGTCCGACCAATTCCCGACGGGGAGTTCGAACTCATTCCTCTTGGGGACGATCCGGAAAGGACGGTGAAGATAGGCAAGGGACTACCCGAGGAAACAAGAGAAGAGCTAGTAGCATGCCTCAAAGAGAACTCCGACCTCTTCGCGTGGAATGCCGCAGAAATGCCCGGGCTGGACCCCGAGATCGCGTGTCATAAGCTAGCTGTAGACCGGGCAGCCAAGCCCATAGCACGGCGTAGACGCAAGCAATCGCCCGAAAAGGCAGAGGCTGCCGAGCGAGCTGTAAAAGACCTCTTAGAGGCAAATTTTATTTCTGAAGCCCAGTACACAACCTGGCTCTCTAATGTAGTCCTCgttaagaaaaataatggaaaatggcgtatgtgtgttgattatactgATCTTAATAGGGCTTGCCCGAAAGATGCTTTCCCCCTCCCTAATATAGACTCGCTCGTTGACAACTCTGCAGGTTTTAAACTCTTGTCCTTCATGGACGCATATAGTGGATACAACCAGATCCCTATGTCGCCCGCAGACAAGAAACACACAGCGTTCATGACCCCAACGGGCAATTACTATTACAACGTGATGCCGTTCGGGCTCAAGAACGCTGGCGCTACATACCAACGCATGATGAACAAAGTCTTCAAGGACGAAATAGGGGACATGCTCGAAGTATACATGGACGACATGATCGTCAAATCACACGAGGAGATAACCCATGCTCGACACCTTACGAAGGTATTCGAGCAGGCGAGACAGTGTAAAATGAGGTTCAACCCCGAGAAATGCACGTTCGGTGTCCGGGCAGGCAAGTTCCTCGGTTTCTATCTCACCGAAAGAGGGATCGAGGCCAACCCCGACAAATGCCGGGCATTCTCGGAGTTTCCGACCCCGAAAACCAAAAAATCGATCCAGTCGCTCAATGGAGTGCTCGCCTCACTCTCCCGTTTCATCGCCAAGTCCGCCCAGCACGCATTGCCATTCTTCAGACTCCTTCGCAAAGAGGCTACCTTCGACTGGACCGATGAATGCGAGCAAGCGCTACTCCATCTAAAGAAGGTTCTGTCCCAACCCCCGGTCTTATCACGGCCGTCAGAAAAGGAAACCCTATACTTATACCTATCCGTGGCGACCGAGGCCGTCAGCGCCGTTCTAATAAGAGAAACCGACGAAGGACAAAAGCCCATCTATTTCACGAGTAAAGCACTCCAAGGTCCCGAGCTCCGATATCAGCAAATCGAAAAGGTCGCCCTGGCCCTCATCAACGCAGCGAGGAGACTACGATATTATTTCCTCGCACACACGATAAAG GCACTTGTCACAGACAACGGGACACAGTTCACGGACGGAGGATTCCAGGACTTCATCGCCAGCCTGGGCACCACACAGCATTTCACGTCTGTCGAGCATCCGCAGACGAACGGGCAGGCAGAGGCGGCCAACAGGGTAATCTTACGTGGCCTCAAACGCAGACTCGGCGAGGCAAAGAGGGCATGGGTCGAGGAGCTACATAGCGTCCTATGGGCCTACCGCACGACACCACATTCTACCACCGGGGAAACCCCGTTCCGACTAACTTACGGCACCGAGGCAGTCATCCCGGTGGAGATACGGACGCCAACGAGGAGGACAGAGGAGCCCCTAGACGAGGAAATGAACGATGAAACCCTTAGAGCCGAGCTCGACCTAGTCGAGGAGATACGTTCCGAAGCAGCTCTCCGGGAAACAACCCTCAAACAAAAGATAGCACTACGCCATGACGCGAAAGTCATAAAAAGAGAGTTCCAGGTCGGCACCCTGGTCCTCAGAAGAAACCAGAAAAACCCGAGAGAGGGCAAACTGGCGGCCAACTGGGAAGGCCCTTACCGCGTCCGCGACAAAACGAGCAACGGGGCCTATTACCTAGAAAACCTACAAGGAGAACAACTCGCTCGACCATGGAACGCAGAAAAACTTAGACAATATTACAGCTAA